From Candidatus Methylomirabilis tolerans:
TTGCGCAGCTTCTGGCCCGGCGTGGACTCCATGTCATTCATGCAGCCGCACTGGAGCGGAACGGGTGCGGGGTACTGATCCCCGGCTTAAGCGGGAGCGGTAAGAGTACCAGTTGCGTCTCCCTCATGCGTGGAGGGTATCGCTGCCTCTCTGATGATAAACCGTTTCTCCGAGAAACTGAGAACGGCCTTGAGTTGCTTGCCTTCCCCGAGATGATCGATGTGACCGATCAGACCATCACCTTCTTTCCGGAGCTTAGTAAGGGAACGGCTACGATCGAGACGGGTTATCGGAAGAAGCGGTTCTGCGCCGAGACGCTCTATCCTGGCTCAACAGTCGATGCCGTTAAGCCCAGCGTGATCCTGTTGCCGCAGATCAGTGAAGAGTCGACGAGCAGAATCGAGCCGCTTTCAAAGGCTCGGGCGCTTCAGGCGCTTCTGCCTCATAGTCTCCTCTGTTTTGACCGCGAGGTCTCAGTGCGTCACTTCGGGTTGCTCTCACGGCTCGCCGAGACGACTACCTGCTATCGTCTGCATTTCGGCCGTAACGTCCTGGACCTCCCCCACCTGGTCGATCAACTCCTGGGATGAAATCCCCGCAGCCCTCCCGGGGCTCTAGCTCGTCCACGCTCTTGCATCGACTGAATAGCGATTCCGGTTCGGCCCCTCATGCCGGTCGGTCAGTTGCTCCTAATGGATCGTGCAATCCCTCAGCTACTGGAACGCGATGTCAATGTCAAGTTCCTCTTGATCGACGATCAGTCGGACCGCCAGCGAGTTGCTCGATGCTGTCGGCGGTCAAACAAGCCGTGGCTGATCAAAGGAGAGGCCCATGCATCCCTCGTCAAGCGGGTGTCGGCCTTTCTGCACCTCCCGCTTTGAAAGGGGAGCTGGTGGAAAACCCCACGACGTCCTCGCCTCCATCCACCCCGAGTACGTTCCCCGTTATCCAGTAGGTTTCCGGACGGCTCAAGACAACGAGGGCTGAGGCAATATCCTCGGGCGTGGTAAGGCGGCCGGAGGGATTCATCGCCAGTGCGGTCTGGACGATCTCCTGGTTGCCGGGAATCTTCCGGAGCGCCGGGGTATCGGTAACCCCTGCGCGTATCGCGTTCGCCGTGATCCCCAGGGGGGCCAGCTCCATCGCAAGCTGCCGGATGTGCGACTCGAGGGCCGCCTTAGCCGCCGATACGGCCCCATAGCCGGCCCAGACCCGCGTCCCACCTGAGCTGGTCATCGCGTACACTCGCCCACCGCAGACCATCAACTTTCGCGTCACCAGCTCCTGCACCCAGTAGATGAGGCTGTGAGCCATCACATCCAGAGTCATATCCATCTGGGCCTGAGTGATGGTGTCCCTGGGCGAAGGGGCGAGGAACGGCTTCAGGCTCCCGAAGGCGAGGGAGTGCAGCATGATCTTCACCGAAGAGGTCTCCCCTCGATCGGCCAGGGTCTTCTCCATCTGCTCCAGAACCTCGCGCCGCTTTTCCGGATCGGAGGCGTTCACGTTGAAGAAGACCGCTTCCCGTCCCGCCTGTTTGATCTCGGTCACGATCCGCTCGACATTCGGCATGGTTGCCTTGCGGTCCAGGTGTACGCCGAAAATATGCATCCCTGCTTTCGCCAGCGCAAGGGAGGCGGCCCCGCCAAAGCCGCTGGAGGCTCCCAGGATCAGGGCCCACCCCTGTAGCTCCGGACTCTGCGATTGTCTTGTCATACACTCCTCCTCGTCTGTTTCTTCAGGTTGTTAGGCTGAAGGTTAAGATATCTTAAAAGCCGCATGCCGTCCACCTTCAGCCTTTCCTCCTTCAGTTTTCAGTCTGTCTACCTGCCCTTACCCTAGGTCATGGGTTGATACTGCAATTCATAGAGCCGGCTGTAGATCCCGCCGCTGGCCAGCAATTCCTGATGGGTCCCTTCCTCCCGGATGCGCCCCTTGTGCAGGACAATGATCCGATCGACGAACTGGATAGTCGAGAGGCGATGGGCAATAATCAGGGCGGTCCGCCCGAGCAGCAGCTCTCTCAGAGCATCCTGGATCAGCAACTCCGTAGCCGTATCCACCGAACTGGTCGCCTCATCCATGATCAGGATCGGCCTGTCGAAGGCCAGGGCCCTGGCGAAAGAGAGAAGCTGGCGTTCGCCCTGGGAGAGTGTTGAGCCGCGCTCCTCTACGACGGCGTGAAATCCGCCGGGCAGCCGATCGATAAAACCCTTGGCGTGAACACGTCGCACCGCTTCGACCATCTGCGCCTCCGAGACAGCAGAATCGCCGAGGCTGATATTGCGGGCAACATCCCCCGAGAAAAGAAAGACATCCTGCAGCACCAACCCCAGGTGCCGCCGTAACGTCCGTTTGTCCCATTCCCGCACGTCGATCCCATCGATGCGAACGCTGCCGCTCTGGACATCATAGAACCGGCAGAGGGCCGAGATGATCGAGGTCTTCCCGGCGCCCGTGGCGCCGACCAAGGCCACCTTTTCGCCGGGGGCCACCCGGAAGGAGATCCCCTTGAGGACCGGCTCGCCAGCCGCATACGAAAGCCAGGCATCCTTGAACTCAATCTCGCCGCGCAGGCGAAGGGGGTGGACGGGGGTGATAGGCTCCATCAGCGATTCCTGTACATCGAGCAGCTTAAAGACCCGTTCGCTCGATGCCATCGCCGCCTGCAGGATGTTGTACTTCTCCGCCAGATCACGGATCGGCCCAAAGAGGCGATGCACATACTGGGTAAAGGCGATGATGACGCCGGGGAGGACCCGCCCGTCGAGGATCATGGCACCGCCCGCCCAGAGTACGAAGCCGACCGTGATGGCGCTTAACAGCTCGATTGATGGGAAGAAGACCGCATTGTACTGGATACTCTTGAGCAGCACGTCCCGATGCTGGGTGTTGATCTCTTCGAACCTGTTGAAGTGCCGCGCCTCCTGACCAAAGGCCTGGATCGTGGCCATACCGGAGATGTTCTCCTGGAGGTACGCATTCATCCGGGCCAGGATCCGTCGGCTATCGCGGTAGTTTTCGCGCGCCCGCTTGCGATAGGCGGCCGTTGCGCTCAGCATCAACGGGAAGGACACGAATGAGATCAGGGCCAGGCGCCAGTCCAACACCAACATGGCCACCGCAATCCCGACCAGCGTCAACAGGTCGCCCAGCAGCGCGACGACCCCCGATCCGAACAGCTCGTTCAGGGTCTCCACATCGTTGATGACCCTGGTCATCAACCGGCCGACCGGATTCCTGTCGAAGAAGACGAGATCCTGTCGTTGTATGTGGGTGAAGAGCTGTGTCCTGAGGTCATGCATGGCCCGCTGGCCGGTATACTGCATAGCGTAACTCTGAGCGTACTGGGACAGGAATCCGACAAGCACAGTGATCAGGTAGGCCAGGACCGCGAGGTTCAGGCCGTGCAGGTCGTGGGCGGCGATATGGGTATCGATCGCAACCTTGGTAATATACGGCCCGAGCAGTTGCATCCCCGTCGTCAGAAACAGGAGCAGGAGGGAGGCCACGACCCACCACCGATACGGCGCGAGGTATCCGCACAGCCGCCGTGTCAGTTGGGCATCGTAGGCTTTGCCCAGCAGCTCCTCGTCCTGATGGCTCTGGCGACCCTGCTCTTCCGTCACGCCCTCGCCCCTCCGTTGTCGCTCATTGCATCGATCTCCCGAGTCAACAACTGTCGCCGATACATGCGGTAGTAGTGGCCCCGCAAGGACAGCAGCTCTTCGTGACTGCCACGCTCCACGATCCGACCTTCCTTCAGATACACAATCTGATCAGCCGCCATGACTGTTGAGATCCGGTGTGAGATCAGGATCGTGGTCCGCTCGCGCATAAATCCCTTCAACTGCTCGAGAATCCGCTCCTCGGTCTCGGTATCCACGCTGGAAAAGGCATCGTCCAGGATCAGGATGGGCGAATTCTTGATGATGGCCCGAGCCAGCGCCGTCCGTTGTTTCTGGCCGCCGGATAGCCTCACCCCCCGCTCCCCCAGTAACGTCTCGAACTGCTGCGTAAACCCCTGGATACTGGCAGTCAGTTGGGCGAGATCGGCCGCCATCTCCAGCTCCTCCGATGTGGCGTCACCGTTGCCGAAGAGGATATTTTCCCGAATCGTGTCG
This genomic window contains:
- a CDS encoding SDR family oxidoreductase, with the translated sequence MTRQSQSPELQGWALILGASSGFGGAASLALAKAGMHIFGVHLDRKATMPNVERIVTEIKQAGREAVFFNVNASDPEKRREVLEQMEKTLADRGETSSVKIMLHSLAFGSLKPFLAPSPRDTITQAQMDMTLDVMAHSLIYWVQELVTRKLMVCGGRVYAMTSSGGTRVWAGYGAVSAAKAALESHIRQLAMELAPLGITANAIRAGVTDTPALRKIPGNQEIVQTALAMNPSGRLTTPEDIASALVVLSRPETYWITGNVLGVDGGEDVVGFSTSSPFKAGGAERPTPA
- a CDS encoding ABC transporter ATP-binding protein/permease — protein: MTEEQGRQSHQDEELLGKAYDAQLTRRLCGYLAPYRWWVVASLLLLFLTTGMQLLGPYITKVAIDTHIAAHDLHGLNLAVLAYLITVLVGFLSQYAQSYAMQYTGQRAMHDLRTQLFTHIQRQDLVFFDRNPVGRLMTRVINDVETLNELFGSGVVALLGDLLTLVGIAVAMLVLDWRLALISFVSFPLMLSATAAYRKRARENYRDSRRILARMNAYLQENISGMATIQAFGQEARHFNRFEEINTQHRDVLLKSIQYNAVFFPSIELLSAITVGFVLWAGGAMILDGRVLPGVIIAFTQYVHRLFGPIRDLAEKYNILQAAMASSERVFKLLDVQESLMEPITPVHPLRLRGEIEFKDAWLSYAAGEPVLKGISFRVAPGEKVALVGATGAGKTSIISALCRFYDVQSGSVRIDGIDVREWDKRTLRRHLGLVLQDVFLFSGDVARNISLGDSAVSEAQMVEAVRRVHAKGFIDRLPGGFHAVVEERGSTLSQGERQLLSFARALAFDRPILIMDEATSSVDTATELLIQDALRELLLGRTALIIAHRLSTIQFVDRIIVLHKGRIREEGTHQELLASGGIYSRLYELQYQPMT